The Paraburkholderia sp. SOS3 genome includes a region encoding these proteins:
- a CDS encoding flagellar protein FliT, giving the protein MDQNQLLERVVGLTQMIEEAAAISDWPRVARLMERRTPLLESLTLPTSPAALQALRRVQASIEGLRSRAITSRAELETEYSTAVRGVQAANAYTRVGML; this is encoded by the coding sequence ATGGACCAGAATCAATTGCTCGAGCGAGTCGTCGGGCTGACGCAGATGATCGAGGAAGCTGCGGCAATTTCCGACTGGCCGCGCGTCGCTCGTCTGATGGAGCGGCGCACGCCGCTGCTCGAATCGCTGACGTTGCCGACGTCTCCCGCCGCGCTGCAGGCGCTGCGCCGCGTGCAGGCATCGATCGAAGGGCTGCGTTCCCGCGCGATCACGTCGCGCGCAGAGCTCGAAACGGAATACAGTACCGCTGTGCGCGGCGTGCAGGCTGCCAACGCCTACACGCGCGTCGGCATGCTTTGA